One window from the genome of Pseudoalteromonas sp. '520P1 No. 423' encodes:
- a CDS encoding winged helix-turn-helix domain-containing protein, with protein sequence MIKIGCFTLNVEDIVLTRDGVDVILEPKVLSVLLYFCENKDRYISMTELHENVWKGRCVSDAAVRRIISKIRLLFNDDHKSPKYIQSFPKRGYKLICSVEFDVPKKNEVFQQEPLRAVENKSLPAKRFLKLKKIYFIIILSLILFSGLSIQHFLLGSSFEVKTSHKVLPTIPGSKIAVEQSLNNEFFAFSGRVSENSRFKVFIKQKNQHDFTAIQGDVHFPFSLAFSRNNELLFFSDLIESNSSIYQVTLNNTGNDYIPKKLIDGFYLIGDVFTSEDYSIIYFSGQKNINEPVNIFKYNLISTKTSRVTSSVDESHSDIRGSISPNSQFMAVLRKSKYDKSYEVRVVDLLSDDIIYRHTQTKKIKDINWLSDDDLLLLDQDSLYQLNLKSVLSTNIATNIVDTTAVSVINKNDLLLIEKQPPKKIYVELQLPMKNWRTHKVFDMPTTIKHLTYQLDNYLALDVKPTHTELFKFDPLTKNRVSYLETQYPIELINSHKNQPVELIKINDRFALISIKTSQLTYITGGDEFIGDAIFSDDGRYVFYSVKRFSGWVILQYDIESSEKKLFLDGYRSIRYLKTDLVLTDESGELYLYTVKTKNILDLKYQISIEPDTYWDTHKSSIYWSSHDLVETTFHQIDLSDLNKVKEYSKSYDYEKVPPAFVINKEKNKLLFSQKDIKGSQILKLSIR encoded by the coding sequence GTGATTAAAATAGGATGTTTCACATTAAATGTAGAGGATATAGTACTCACTCGTGATGGAGTTGATGTAATACTAGAACCTAAAGTGTTGTCTGTATTGTTGTATTTTTGTGAAAATAAAGACCGTTATATTTCAATGACGGAATTACATGAAAACGTTTGGAAAGGCCGTTGCGTATCGGATGCTGCAGTTAGAAGAATAATTAGTAAAATAAGGTTGTTATTTAATGATGATCATAAATCTCCCAAATATATTCAATCATTTCCTAAGCGCGGCTATAAATTAATTTGCTCAGTCGAATTTGATGTTCCCAAAAAAAATGAAGTCTTTCAACAAGAGCCTTTAAGGGCAGTTGAAAATAAGTCATTACCTGCTAAAAGGTTTCTAAAGTTAAAAAAGATATATTTCATTATAATTTTATCTTTGATTTTATTTAGTGGGTTAAGTATCCAGCACTTTTTATTAGGGAGTAGTTTTGAAGTAAAAACATCACATAAAGTACTGCCTACAATACCTGGTAGTAAAATTGCGGTAGAGCAATCATTAAATAATGAGTTTTTTGCTTTCTCAGGGAGAGTTAGTGAAAACAGTAGGTTTAAAGTCTTTATTAAGCAAAAAAATCAGCATGATTTTACTGCAATTCAAGGTGATGTCCACTTCCCTTTCTCTCTTGCGTTTTCAAGAAATAATGAGTTATTATTTTTTTCAGATCTAATAGAAAGCAACTCATCTATTTATCAAGTTACCTTAAATAATACTGGAAATGACTATATTCCAAAAAAACTGATTGATGGATTTTATTTAATTGGTGATGTATTCACCTCGGAAGATTACTCAATAATTTACTTCTCTGGGCAAAAAAATATAAATGAGCCCGTTAATATCTTTAAGTATAATTTAATAAGTACAAAAACTTCTAGAGTTACATCAAGTGTAGATGAATCACATTCAGATATTCGTGGAAGTATCTCTCCTAATAGCCAGTTTATGGCTGTGCTCAGGAAGTCAAAATATGATAAAAGTTATGAAGTTAGAGTAGTTGACTTATTGAGTGATGATATTATTTATCGGCATACCCAAACGAAGAAAATAAAAGATATTAATTGGCTAAGTGATGACGATTTACTGTTGCTAGATCAAGACAGTTTATATCAACTTAATTTGAAAAGTGTACTTAGTACAAATATAGCTACTAATATAGTTGATACGACCGCTGTATCTGTCATTAATAAAAATGATTTATTATTAATAGAAAAACAACCTCCCAAAAAAATATATGTTGAATTACAACTACCTATGAAAAATTGGAGAACGCATAAAGTTTTTGATATGCCAACAACAATTAAACATCTTACTTATCAACTTGACAACTATTTAGCTTTGGATGTTAAGCCAACTCATACCGAATTATTTAAATTTGATCCATTAACAAAAAATAGAGTTTCTTACTTAGAGACTCAGTATCCCATTGAGTTAATAAATTCACACAAAAATCAACCTGTGGAATTAATAAAAATTAATGATAGATTTGCGCTGATAAGTATAAAAACAAGTCAATTAACATATATCACTGGTGGAGATGAATTTATTGGAGATGCAATATTTTCTGATGATGGTAGATATGTATTTTATTCGGTTAAAAGGTTTAGTGGTTGGGTGATTTTACAATATGATATTGAATCATCAGAGAAAAAACTATTTCTAGATGGGTATCGTTCAATTCGATATCTAAAAACAGACCTTGTACTGACAGATGAGTCTGGTGAATTATATTTATATACAGTAAAAACTAAAAATATTTTAGATTTAAAATATCAAATATCAATTGAGCCAGATACTTATTGGGACACTCATAAAAGCTCTATTTATTGGAGTAGTCATGATTTAGTAGAAACAACATTTCATCAAATAGATCTCAGTGATTTAAATAAAGTTAAAGAATATAGTAAATCTTACGACTATGAAAAAGTACCTCCGGCCTTTGTTATTAATAAAGAGAAAAATAAATTGTTATTTTCTCAAAAAGATATAAAAGGTTCTCAAATCTTAAAACTATCTATCAGATAA
- a CDS encoding radical SAM protein, which translates to MTTSVEKIQGFSKQQLINSLSNEQFQLILFPTEQCNFRCVYCYEDFEIGKMPDWLIEATKKLISNKLPKLSKFHFSWFGGEPLLAKDVVFNIAEYTFNLAKQLNCDVSGDMTTNGLLLDIKTLEKLISLKQNSFQISIDGDKESHDKTRVTRTGRGSFDKIWQRLLDAANTDLKFSITLRVHVTDLNQDSVLDFCNRYDKFLAEDSRFKLFFKAIEDLGGNNKVDVNSLTSQKSATELVSQLTTSYSDQSVKLGSKGNYICYAGKPNSLSIRANGNLNKCTVALNDDRNSIGKINKDGSLDINNQRFSSWVQGFSTLDSWQMGCPLSYMNHHNSVGDIQFKKVG; encoded by the coding sequence ATGACTACCTCAGTAGAAAAAATTCAAGGCTTCTCCAAACAACAATTAATAAACAGCTTAAGTAACGAACAATTTCAGTTAATTCTTTTCCCTACAGAGCAATGTAATTTCAGATGCGTATATTGTTATGAAGACTTTGAAATCGGAAAAATGCCTGATTGGTTAATTGAAGCTACCAAAAAATTAATATCTAATAAATTACCTAAACTTTCTAAATTTCATTTTAGCTGGTTTGGTGGTGAGCCATTATTAGCCAAAGATGTTGTTTTTAATATAGCTGAATATACTTTTAATTTAGCAAAACAATTAAATTGTGATGTATCTGGAGATATGACCACAAATGGATTATTGCTAGATATTAAAACTCTAGAAAAACTCATTTCATTAAAACAAAATAGTTTTCAAATATCTATCGATGGTGACAAAGAGTCCCATGATAAAACTAGAGTAACTCGCACTGGGCGAGGTAGCTTTGATAAAATATGGCAACGTTTATTAGATGCTGCAAACACTGATCTTAAATTTTCAATTACCTTAAGAGTTCATGTAACAGACCTTAATCAAGATAGTGTTCTTGATTTCTGTAATCGTTACGATAAATTTTTAGCAGAAGATTCAAGGTTTAAGTTATTTTTTAAAGCAATTGAAGATCTAGGTGGTAATAATAAAGTTGATGTAAATAGTCTTACATCACAAAAATCAGCTACAGAACTAGTTTCCCAACTCACAACTAGTTACTCAGATCAAAGTGTAAAACTAGGCTCAAAAGGAAATTATATTTGTTATGCAGGTAAACCAAATTCCCTTTCAATTCGTGCTAATGGCAATTTAAATAAATGTACTGTCGCATTGAATGATGACAGAAACTCTATTGGTAAAATAAATAAAGATGGCTCTTTAGACATTAACAATCAAAGGTTTAGCTCTTGGGTTCAAGGCTTTTCAACTCTTGATAGCTGGCAAATGGGTTGTCCTTTAAGCTATATGAATCACCATAATTCAGTTGGTGATATTCAATTTAAAAAAGTAGGTTAA
- a CDS encoding peptidase domain-containing ABC transporter — protein sequence MQLSDYIDFKTTKLPIFLQSEVAECGITCLAMIAYYHGYKINMLAMRQKYPVGIQGITVKQIMKVADDIGLSGRVLKLELGQLAKVKGPAILHWNFNHFVTLCSVNRRGVVIHDPAKGKIKLDWNQLSESFTGIVIELTPSSNFEKKDDRVKMPLTAFIGKVEGLGASLSKIFIIAIILQCLFLVAPYYIRLVIDQGIPLSDNSMLLWLLGGFITITLLTSASNILRSAAILYLDKNLGFQVKANIQRHLLHLPMSFFETRHIGDIKSRFEAFNEVQRMISRGFISAVVEGLLGITTLIIMYSYEPSLAIISLSFLILTLMVRLFLTSKENKHLEQALSKQAKENSHFIETVRAIQPIKSYVKESARLSSWLNLFADTTNENIKREKVVIAAEISQEFLSKLDYLIVIFLGALLIIDNVFTVGMFIAFLAYRQQFSNSAQTLVDQLFRFRLASTYLRRMSDIVLQEQETDNSTQHLIKDNIKGHIEIRNLHFRYSSSSVWLFQGLSFEIQAGESVVITGRSGLGKSSLLKLMTGLINAEQGDYSLDGQSIKSIGTRNFRSICATVMQNDQLLNGSLIENITFFEPNPNLDKVIEAAKGAYIWQEIQAMPMGLHSQAGDLGSSLSGGQKQRLLLARALYSQPKVLFLDEATSHLDSKTEMHVNQYLKEKCITRISVAHRQETIESADRIIDLESLIKNNKIELAS from the coding sequence ATGCAATTATCAGATTATATTGATTTCAAAACAACAAAATTACCCATATTTCTACAAAGCGAAGTAGCTGAATGCGGCATTACATGTTTAGCTATGATTGCTTACTACCATGGTTATAAAATTAACATGCTTGCCATGCGTCAAAAATACCCAGTTGGTATTCAAGGGATCACCGTAAAACAAATTATGAAAGTGGCTGATGACATTGGTTTATCAGGCAGAGTACTCAAATTAGAATTAGGTCAATTAGCTAAAGTAAAAGGCCCAGCCATCTTACATTGGAACTTTAATCACTTTGTAACTTTATGCTCTGTTAATAGAAGAGGTGTCGTTATCCACGACCCAGCAAAAGGTAAAATAAAATTAGACTGGAATCAGCTATCCGAATCATTTACCGGTATTGTTATTGAATTAACGCCTTCTTCAAATTTTGAGAAAAAAGATGATCGCGTAAAAATGCCTTTAACAGCCTTTATTGGAAAAGTAGAAGGGCTTGGAGCTTCTTTATCGAAAATTTTTATCATTGCAATCATTTTACAATGCTTATTTTTAGTCGCTCCTTATTATATTCGCTTAGTAATAGATCAAGGAATACCCTTATCTGATAACAGCATGCTGCTTTGGCTATTAGGTGGCTTTATTACAATCACTTTACTAACATCTGCAAGTAATATTCTTCGCTCCGCAGCTATTTTATATTTAGATAAAAATTTAGGCTTTCAAGTCAAAGCCAATATCCAACGTCATTTATTGCATCTACCCATGTCTTTTTTTGAAACTAGGCATATAGGTGATATTAAATCTAGATTTGAAGCATTTAACGAAGTACAAAGAATGATCAGCCGAGGGTTTATTTCAGCAGTGGTTGAAGGATTATTAGGGATCACTACCTTAATAATTATGTACAGTTACGAGCCATCTCTCGCTATTATATCTCTTTCCTTTTTAATATTAACTTTAATGGTTAGATTATTTTTAACTAGCAAAGAAAATAAACATTTAGAGCAAGCACTTTCAAAGCAAGCAAAAGAAAATAGTCATTTCATCGAGACTGTTCGAGCTATCCAGCCAATTAAAAGCTATGTCAAAGAGAGTGCCAGACTCTCCTCATGGCTAAATTTATTTGCAGATACAACTAACGAAAATATTAAAAGAGAAAAAGTTGTTATTGCAGCTGAAATTAGCCAAGAGTTCCTCAGTAAATTAGATTACCTAATTGTTATTTTTTTAGGCGCTTTATTAATAATTGATAATGTTTTTACTGTTGGTATGTTTATCGCTTTTTTAGCTTATAGACAGCAATTTAGTAACAGTGCACAAACTTTAGTTGACCAATTATTTCGGTTTAGACTCGCATCCACTTATTTACGTCGCATGTCAGATATCGTTCTTCAAGAGCAAGAAACTGACAATAGCACTCAACACTTAATAAAAGATAATATCAAAGGGCATATAGAAATACGCAATTTACATTTTAGATATAGTTCATCTTCAGTTTGGTTATTTCAGGGGTTAAGTTTTGAGATACAAGCGGGTGAGTCTGTCGTAATTACAGGAAGATCAGGTTTAGGTAAATCGTCACTATTAAAACTAATGACTGGACTTATCAATGCAGAGCAAGGTGATTATTCTCTCGACGGTCAATCAATTAAAAGTATAGGGACTCGTAACTTCCGCTCAATATGCGCCACAGTAATGCAAAACGATCAACTTTTAAATGGTTCTTTAATCGAAAACATCACATTTTTTGAACCAAATCCAAATTTAGACAAAGTTATTGAAGCTGCAAAAGGTGCTTATATTTGGCAAGAAATTCAAGCTATGCCTATGGGATTACACTCTCAAGCAGGAGATTTAGGAAGTTCCTTATCTGGAGGGCAAAAACAAAGACTACTATTAGCGAGAGCTTTATACAGCCAACCTAAAGTTTTATTTTTAGATGAGGCAACAAGTCATTTAGATAGCAAAACAGAAATGCATGTAAATCAATATCTAAAAGAAAAATGCATCACTCGCATAAGTGTTGCTCACCGCCAAGAAACAATCGAAAGTGCAGATAGAATTATCGATTTAGAAAGCTTAATCAAAAATAATAAAATTGAACTAGCTAGCTAA
- a CDS encoding efflux RND transporter periplasmic adaptor subunit, which translates to MKINSKNIYKGLIGLSVIMIISGWQLGYADNAHFISRDSISIDKVQNGDFSIKIEGYGLLQSINKRLLTATSNAVVDEIKLKAGAVVKHDTVILKLKNPELEGKLRQALAKLKNTKTQKRQIVLQQQREMLNSKSNLSELQAQVEIAMLQVEAERTLAKSGIISGINAKKNELKAKQLINRVQLEESKIAKLVMMQKEATSIQDDLIAQSSEEFEVAKLMVEQLSVRAGINGVIQRFPLNLGQSVTAGTELALIGSLSPLIAEIKVPQIQAHLVRAGMQSEIQTLNNQITGQVVRIDPVINEGAVQIDIKLVTNKLDGIKPMQQVDATIFAQVQKNTNYIKTPTGVNENSTVMLYKLTDDNKASQVEVQFGKTSGQLIQIISGLKAGDKIITSRLDLNSNTKQIKIGS; encoded by the coding sequence ATGAAAATAAATTCAAAAAATATATACAAAGGATTAATCGGTTTATCAGTTATCATGATAATTTCTGGCTGGCAACTCGGCTATGCTGATAATGCACATTTTATTTCTCGTGATTCCATTAGTATTGATAAAGTTCAAAATGGTGATTTTTCGATAAAAATTGAAGGGTATGGTTTATTACAGTCAATCAATAAACGCTTACTCACTGCAACCAGTAATGCAGTTGTTGATGAAATAAAATTAAAAGCAGGGGCAGTTGTTAAGCATGATACGGTTATTTTAAAACTTAAAAATCCAGAGCTTGAAGGAAAGTTACGCCAAGCACTTGCGAAACTAAAAAATACAAAAACTCAAAAACGACAGATAGTACTACAACAACAAAGAGAAATGCTTAATAGCAAATCGAACTTATCTGAGTTACAAGCCCAAGTTGAAATAGCGATGTTACAAGTAGAAGCCGAACGAACTTTAGCAAAATCAGGGATCATTTCTGGTATTAACGCAAAAAAAAATGAATTAAAAGCTAAGCAATTAATTAACAGAGTTCAGTTAGAAGAATCGAAAATAGCCAAATTGGTTATGATGCAAAAGGAAGCGACATCAATTCAAGATGACTTAATAGCTCAATCGAGTGAAGAATTTGAAGTAGCAAAACTGATGGTTGAACAGCTATCTGTCAGAGCAGGTATAAATGGCGTTATTCAACGCTTTCCCTTAAATTTAGGTCAAAGTGTTACTGCTGGAACTGAGCTAGCGTTAATTGGTAGTTTATCCCCATTAATTGCAGAAATAAAAGTACCTCAAATTCAAGCCCATTTAGTCAGAGCTGGTATGCAATCTGAAATCCAAACATTAAATAATCAAATTACTGGGCAAGTTGTCCGTATTGATCCTGTTATTAACGAAGGCGCAGTACAAATAGACATTAAACTTGTAACTAACAAGCTTGATGGGATTAAACCAATGCAACAAGTCGATGCCACTATTTTTGCTCAGGTGCAAAAGAATACAAACTATATAAAAACACCAACTGGGGTGAATGAAAATAGTACTGTGATGTTATATAAATTAACTGATGATAATAAAGCCAGCCAAGTAGAAGTTCAATTTGGTAAAACATCAGGACAATTGATTCAAATAATTTCAGGTCTTAAGGCCGGAGATAAAATTATTACCTCTCGACTCGATTTAAACTCCAACACAAAACAAATAAAGATTGGTAGTTAA
- a CDS encoding ABC transporter ATP-binding protein → MKTEILKINKMTKSFSSCDQVTQVLKGISFTIYDGEFVSISGPSGCGKSTLLNIMGLLDTSQTGEYYIDGLLVSEMNATQRAQIRGNRIGFVFQSFNLIDEISILDNVALPLKYRGATLQVRHARALECLDKVGLSDKANLLPNQISGGQQQRVSIARALAGDSGIMLVDEPTGNLDSKNGDAIMSLLQDLNQQGTTIVLVTHDPRYADMASRSIKLKDGLILPDETIKVATAC, encoded by the coding sequence ATGAAAACTGAAATATTAAAAATTAACAAAATGACGAAATCCTTTTCTTCTTGTGATCAAGTAACTCAAGTATTAAAAGGTATTAGCTTTACAATTTATGATGGTGAGTTTGTATCTATATCTGGTCCTTCTGGTTGTGGTAAATCAACCTTACTTAATATTATGGGGTTACTCGATACGTCACAAACTGGCGAATATTATATAGATGGTTTACTTGTCTCAGAAATGAACGCAACTCAAAGAGCGCAAATAAGAGGTAATAGAATAGGTTTTGTTTTTCAATCATTTAATTTAATTGATGAGATATCCATTTTAGATAATGTAGCACTACCATTAAAGTATAGAGGCGCAACCTTACAAGTCCGTCACGCTCGCGCATTAGAATGTTTAGATAAAGTTGGCCTATCTGATAAAGCTAATTTACTTCCTAACCAGATTTCAGGGGGTCAACAACAAAGAGTTTCAATAGCTCGAGCTTTAGCGGGTGATTCTGGCATTATGCTCGTAGATGAACCAACTGGTAATTTAGATTCAAAAAATGGTGATGCTATTATGTCGCTACTTCAAGATTTAAACCAGCAAGGTACAACCATTGTTTTAGTAACTCACGATCCCAGATATGCCGATATGGCTTCTCGTAGTATAAAACTAAAGGATGGTTTAATTTTACCTGATGAAACAATTAAGGTTGCAACAGCATGTTAA
- a CDS encoding ABC transporter permease, which produces MLIKTALQTFKRAKQYYLTTVITLALTLSMVLSAFSLVDLVFFSPLPYKNSDNIYLLEGTLESKSYSGPGTNSQIIEYIKSNNTVFSDVATYHQWSNYKLFDNQKRPEVNVILASNNLFEILGVQAQLGRLFSDKESLGNKQTSIILGYRTWQQEYNADKNIIGKKIQLNQRRFTVIGVAPDNLVLPQLSNINSAFWIPIDMDETFDPKTANGFMGAFKGIARAELNQLDNAKEQIKTLSDTAAQLYAPNVLKDFKISAQLTDFNTALKGDSGNIVLMLLLGVLLLMLIALINLSSMQLAKAVTKIKSIAISFAFGATNKQLIIESFKHNTIVISISVIFALILTQTSFEIIQQLASNSIQRLDTLAISFNTILVSALLTILIALLYSYIELSVVKEKSLTDSLQSSGKGTGKQISSGVSHSLIGLQILFSFLVLVSASHVVLDTLAEALRDSGIDTENKWSLTINYANIKNSEERINLHKSIINQLSKLDSIDSVTVTSESRLPESLNVNQVYDENNQYIAQARKILIGHDYLHQLGITVDGKNFSKGDRELNNYPILVNQRLADILATNNQEVRAQKISLDGKTQHKIIGVTSNINVPGNQEDETYEIYIPKSYSGWRQYSYLITTYEPLLVEQQIINNITEIDSRLDINRLASLTQLFDEKRKHHLTAAWISIVLASVSLLMVCIGINGIVNYLVQVRRYTLGVKLAMGADNRRLLKDSIIELMQPISMSLILAFSICFLVVGYSISNPNFTLPVNWGLILSIWVGLFIISLIVSYFPIQKTLKQDPIKALRNE; this is translated from the coding sequence ATGTTAATAAAAACAGCCTTACAAACATTTAAGCGTGCAAAACAATATTACTTAACAACAGTGATAACCTTAGCTCTTACATTATCTATGGTATTAAGTGCGTTTAGTTTAGTTGATTTAGTGTTTTTTTCTCCTTTACCCTATAAAAATAGTGACAATATTTATTTATTAGAAGGTACTTTAGAGTCGAAAAGTTATTCAGGACCTGGTACAAATTCACAAATAATAGAATATATAAAAAGTAATAATACTGTATTCTCTGATGTGGCTACTTACCATCAATGGTCTAATTATAAATTATTTGATAATCAAAAAAGACCTGAAGTAAATGTAATTTTAGCATCAAATAATTTATTCGAAATACTCGGTGTTCAAGCTCAATTAGGCCGCCTATTTAGCGATAAAGAAAGTTTAGGTAATAAACAAACATCTATTATTTTAGGGTATCGCACTTGGCAACAAGAATATAATGCCGACAAAAATATTATCGGTAAAAAAATCCAATTAAATCAAAGAAGATTTACAGTAATTGGTGTTGCGCCAGATAATTTAGTTTTACCACAATTAAGCAATATAAATTCCGCCTTTTGGATCCCGATAGATATGGATGAAACTTTCGATCCTAAAACGGCTAATGGCTTTATGGGTGCCTTTAAAGGTATCGCTAGAGCAGAATTAAATCAATTAGACAATGCCAAAGAACAAATTAAAACGTTGTCTGATACTGCTGCACAATTATATGCACCAAATGTATTAAAAGACTTTAAGATTAGTGCACAATTGACAGATTTTAATACTGCTTTAAAAGGTGATAGCGGTAATATTGTATTAATGTTATTACTCGGTGTACTTCTGTTAATGCTCATTGCTTTAATTAATTTATCAAGTATGCAATTAGCTAAAGCAGTAACAAAAATAAAGTCTATTGCTATTAGCTTTGCCTTTGGTGCCACTAACAAGCAATTGATTATTGAATCGTTTAAACATAATACGATTGTTATCAGTATTTCAGTAATATTTGCGCTGATTCTTACGCAAACAAGTTTTGAAATCATCCAGCAACTTGCCTCAAACTCTATTCAAAGATTAGATACTTTAGCTATTAGTTTTAATACCATTTTAGTTTCAGCTTTATTAACTATATTAATTGCCTTGTTATACTCCTATATTGAATTGAGTGTCGTTAAAGAGAAGAGCTTAACTGATAGCTTACAAAGCAGTGGTAAAGGTACTGGTAAACAAATAAGTTCAGGCGTAAGCCATAGTCTAATAGGTCTGCAAATTTTATTTTCTTTTTTAGTTTTAGTTTCTGCTAGTCATGTTGTCTTAGATACTTTGGCAGAAGCTTTAAGGGATTCTGGAATCGATACTGAAAACAAATGGTCATTAACTATAAATTACGCCAATATCAAAAACTCAGAAGAGCGTATCAATTTACATAAATCGATAATAAATCAGCTTTCGAAGTTAGATTCTATAGATAGTGTTACTGTAACATCGGAATCTAGATTGCCAGAGTCACTTAATGTAAACCAAGTTTATGATGAAAATAACCAATATATTGCACAAGCTAGAAAAATTTTAATTGGTCATGATTATTTACACCAACTCGGTATTACGGTGGATGGTAAGAATTTTAGCAAAGGTGACAGAGAACTAAATAACTACCCTATATTAGTAAATCAACGATTAGCTGATATTTTAGCGACTAACAATCAAGAAGTAAGAGCACAAAAAATCAGTTTAGATGGAAAGACGCAACACAAAATTATTGGTGTAACGAGTAATATAAATGTACCTGGGAACCAAGAAGACGAGACTTATGAAATTTATATTCCCAAAAGCTATTCAGGTTGGCGTCAATACTCTTACTTAATTACAACATATGAACCATTATTAGTTGAGCAACAAATAATAAACAACATAACTGAAATAGATAGTAGATTAGATATCAATCGCTTAGCATCTTTAACACAGCTTTTTGATGAAAAAAGAAAACATCACCTTACCGCTGCTTGGATTTCAATTGTTTTAGCAAGTGTTTCTCTACTGATGGTATGTATTGGTATCAATGGTATTGTAAATTACCTCGTACAAGTTCGCCGTTATACATTAGGCGTAAAACTAGCTATGGGAGCAGATAACCGCCGTTTACTTAAAGACAGTATCATTGAATTAATGCAACCTATATCAATGAGCTTGATACTCGCCTTTTCAATCTGCTTTTTAGTGGTTGGTTATAGTATTTCTAATCCTAACTTTACGCTACCTGTGAATTGGGGACTTATTCTTAGTATATGGGTTGGATTGTTCATTATTTCTTTGATAGTTAGTTACTTTCCCATTCAAAAAACTTTAAAACAAGATCCTATTAAGGCACTAAGAAATGAATAA